The window TTACATTCACCTGTGGCGCATTAGGAACTAGCAGATCGTCAATGATGATACGTTCTGGATTAAAATCCCCTTGCTGGATGATAATACCGCCCCGCTCGGTACGAGTGCCAGCATTCGCCCCATCGTTAGCCAAGACAGCGATTTCACCGAAATCGTTGGTAGGACTAACTGCCACAGCGTTATTAACCTGCACCCGCATTCCTTCGAGACTTTCATAGAAGTCAATGCCATCTTGGGCAGGATCGAAGAGGGCAAAAGAATCATTATCGATAATCTGCGTCGGCGGCGTGCGATCGCTACCAATTACAATCGCAGCAGGTAGCGGATTGCCACTTGAGAGGGTGTTAATTCTTCCCGTATTACCAACACCAATCTGAGTAATTGAGAGATTGTTGGAGTTAGCACCACCTGGAGTGAATTCACTCACACTACCGCTTACCAACAGGGAGTCCCCAGCGCTGACGCTGGGTCTTATGCCCGTGAAAACAAAAATTCCCTCAGAGGTGGCATCATCCGCATCAGGATCAGGATCTTGCAAATAAAAGCCATTAGACCTAACAGCAGTGACAATACCCGCCACGTTAGAAACACTTCGCCCTAAGTACGGTGAGGTATGACTAGCACCTTGAATATCGCGGATGCGGATATTCCCTGCCGTGGCATCGTTATCTGTGACCGTGACGGTGGTCGTACTGTTGGTAAAGTTAGTCGCAGAGGCAGTTAATGTCACCGTTTGGGAGCCATCAATCAGGGCATCATCAACCGCAGCGATCGCAAAGCTTGCCGATGCTTCATTTGCAGCAATGGTGACAGTTGTGGCAACTGTTGCCTCTCCCGTATCGCTGGAAACAAGGTTGACTGTCAACGGATTTGTTAAATCCCCAGTGCGAGTCACAGTGCCAGTAGCCGCATCTGCACCAGCTGCTTCTGAGAAGGAAACGGGGGAAACACTTAAACTTAGCGAGGATGTTGGTGTTGGGTTGTCGCTGCGAGTATATCTTCCCAGATCATCGAACGTATCTGTAGCAAAGCCATCCCATTCAATGCTGGGGTCGAAGGCATTGTTCTCGATGGTATCCCCAGTTGTAACGCTGCTTTTGCGCCGGAGGGTGTTGTCAGCTGTACTTGTAAGTCCACTACCCCATTCAGTTCCCGGATCAACGCCAACTTGACCAATTACATCAATGATGGTTCCACTTGCTCCACCCCTACGCAGCACGATGGCATCATCGCCATTAAACCATCCTGCACCATTTGTCTGATCTGCCTGCGCCAAAATCGCTGCATTGGCGTTACTCTGAGCCAAAACAAACACATCGCCGGTTGCCACGGTGCCAGTCAGAGAAATCGTCAAACCAGGAGAGGTGCTGCCATTGAAATACATCTGCACCACGTAGCTATCTGCTGCCAAGTCAATTGCCGCATCAGTGCTGTTGTAGATTTCAAGAGCCTTGTTGTTACTGCTGCCCTCAACATACTCTGAGAAAAATAAGCCTGCCATAGAACCCTCTTTTGTGGTAGAAAACGCAAGATGCAGAATTGAAAATTCAGATGCGATCGCATCTGACAAACTGGCACGATGCTGATTTTAGTTAGACAACTAAAATCAGTAGAAATACTGCCTGTCTATCTGGAAAACAATAAGTTAGAGGTAAAAACAAGAACATTTACCTATCTTTAACCTCTACTTAAAGTTGGGTTTTAGTTCGTCTTGCAGGATATCACTTATATTTAAAGTGTTCTAGTGCTTCACAGAAAATTTTTCCTCAGTTTCTTGCGGGATACTCAGGAAAAATTTTGATTTATAAATTAATAACTCGGAAACGCACTAAATTGCTGTTTCTATAACTCCTCATTCTCCTGAGTCCCCATTGGCTCTTGCTAGGAGAAAATTTGTACTTCTTCCACAAATGCTTTGACAAAAGTGGGATGTTCCTTAACTCAAATTTAAACTAGGTGCTAGTTTCTTCGCTTTCAGCCATTGGTGAATCTGGGTTATCTTCTGTATCTTCCTGCCAAGTATTGAGAATGTCTTTAACCAAAAGCTCCTTTAACCAAACTTGAGCCACAACCACCAATGGCAAAGCTAGTAAAAGACCTAAGAAACCAAAGAAAATGCCGAAAGCTACCTGTGACAACAAGGTGACTGCTGGTAGAAGAGACACCTGATGCTTCATAACTAAAGGTGTCAGAAGGTTACTTTCAATTTGCTGAATAAGGATATACAAAACAATCACTGCACCTGCTTTCCAAGGTGCATCAAGTAAGGCAAGTGCTGCTGGTGGTATAACACTTAAAGTAGGGCCAAGATTAGGAATAAACGTTAATAAACCTGCTAAAAGAGCATTGGCTAGAGGGAGTTGCACCTGCAAAATCCACAAGCCCAAACCGCTCAGAAGGGCAATCACAGTCATATTAAAAAGAATGCCAATTAACCAACCGCTCAGAGCAACTTCGCATTTAGAAAGAATCTTATTGACTCGCTGACGATAGAAGCTAGGAAATAGCAGCAAAAATGCCTTCCGGTAAGAACTGGGATTCGGCAAAAGCATGATGGTCACAACTAAGACCAACAATAAGCTCAGAATAATTTGAATTGAGTTAGCAAACAAGCTATAAAAATTTGTAAGCAACCGATTAATAAAACCGGGTAATTGTTCAGTTAAACGACTAAAAACACGGGCGTCTTCTAAAGATTGCCCTGGAAGTCGGGTTTGCAGCGATTCAGCCCACACCCGTAGCCGATCTAATCCTTGTGGCACCCATTCAATCAATTGTGGAAGTTGATTATAAAAAGGTGGAACAATCAAGGCAAGAAAAATAGTCACAATTGTGACTATACTAATAATTGATAAGGCAATGGCGATGCCTCGGTTGACTCCCTGTTGCACAAGCCATTTCACAAGTTGGTTTATGGCTGTCGCCAAGACCACAGCCATAAAAGCCAGCAACACAACTTGCTGGATTTTCCACAAAATGTAAAGAGAAATGATCAGGGCGATTAATCCGACCCATTGCCCTAAACGCACAATGCTGTCTCCATCTTTTGGTCGATTTGAAGCGGTTGTGTCGAATTTAATCTTTTGAAACTGCTTGTGTCTTCCTCCTTAAGGAAGTGTCTAAAAAGCGTTTTTAAGGTTTTGCTTTATGTTAATTTATATATTAAGTTAAGGTTTTTCACGCCTTAACTGTGGCGAATATAGTATCAAGCACACTCGTTAATCCCTAG is drawn from Funiculus sociatus GB2-C1 and contains these coding sequences:
- a CDS encoding AI-2E family transporter; its protein translation is MRLGQWVGLIALIISLYILWKIQQVVLLAFMAVVLATAINQLVKWLVQQGVNRGIAIALSIISIVTIVTIFLALIVPPFYNQLPQLIEWVPQGLDRLRVWAESLQTRLPGQSLEDARVFSRLTEQLPGFINRLLTNFYSLFANSIQIILSLLLVLVVTIMLLPNPSSYRKAFLLLFPSFYRQRVNKILSKCEVALSGWLIGILFNMTVIALLSGLGLWILQVQLPLANALLAGLLTFIPNLGPTLSVIPPAALALLDAPWKAGAVIVLYILIQQIESNLLTPLVMKHQVSLLPAVTLLSQVAFGIFFGFLGLLLALPLVVVAQVWLKELLVKDILNTWQEDTEDNPDSPMAESEETST